GGTTTGATGGACACTCAGCCTGATGATGTACAAATATACATCATCAGGCCAACATCCAAAAAAAAGATGTTCTGCACTCTTTGGTGTAGTAAGATATATTTTCTAGCATAACTGACGAGCATTTTGCTTGCAGACTGTCAATATTTCTCTTCCCAGCAGTCATTTTTCATGAGCCGTTGAAACCGGATTGTTCAAAACTCTTTGAAGAAGCCTAATCTTGAATCCCCAAGAATAAATATACTGAAAAGGCAGCATATCTTTTTAatgctttccaaaaaaaaaaaaaaagcatttgaccTTCCCAGAGCACCAACACTGCATTGGTGAAGGTTTTGAATGACATATGTCCCAATGTTACATCAGAAACTCATGTCTTGGTTTTACTGGATCCCAGTGATGCTTTCACTCTTGGGGTACCTCAAGGCTCCGTTCTCGGGGCCATTTTTATTCAGCATTGATATTATGCCACTCGTTCAGAATCCAGTGCTCCAACTTCTCAGGCAGTTTGTATGCTGATGATGTACAAGTTTCCTttcagaaaagacagaagtcaGGCGTCGCCGTTAACTCATTCCCAAATATTAGTAATTAAATTAGCCGACTGCTACCTTACAAGGCTTTGGGAATAAATGGCTTCCTAACAAAACAAGGCTCGGAGAAATTGTCCCCTGTTATTACATTCAGTGGGTTCAAATTTTGAAATCATGTCttctaaaaaaaccccatcttATTCATGTTgtccttcctgtttttaaagtgtatttcatgtttttgatgtatTGGTCATTCTTAAGACATACCTGGGCTTACTGTTAGTAAGTTTTGCGTTAGCGTCACATTCTGATGTAGGAATCCAAACACAGGGGCTTATGAGACTGTCAGTCCGTCCATCAAGATCTCTTAGCCTGCCATGTTGTCTAACAAGTTCTAGTTGAGTGACGTCTTGTACAAACGCTGTACGCATATAGAAACGATATCCAGGGTGGCCTGTTGAGCTAACTGGAAGCTGTAAAATTTTCTGatttgacaaacaaaattaGTAGAAGAAAtaagataaacaatattacagaGTAGAAACTTGACACAATGTTTACTTTGATGgttaaaacaaagtgaaacctgagctcagtttttttttattcagtttttctcagtgatattttaacaatgttttttagacagtttttaattctgtttcctagggtttaaaatttatattgaaaatttgtatttgtgctaaaaacacatttttgctaaaaacacatctttcttcctttttctttcttcttttcttatttctttctgtcaaagaatatatatatatatatatatatatatatatatatgaacacaaatatatatatatatatatatatatatatatatatatatatatatatatatatatatatatatatatgaattgtCACCTTGTGCGCGGATTAGGCTCCGCCTCTTACGCGCGCTCTCCCCGCCCAGCTCATTCCTGATGCGGACAGACAGCGGCTGCTGCGCCTCCAAGTTCGCCCGTCGTGATCAGAGAGCCGCAGAAGTCCGGCCGGAGCGCACGCACTGGACCAGGTCTTCTCCAACCTTGGACTCTACGATCTTTTCTCGCTTCCAtcgaaaaaaacaacaactgagctgcatgttttattttcttaaacttgtgtttgtttgtttgtttgtttgtttgttttctcacgGATCTATATTTCAAGTTGGATACATGAATATGCTTCCTACTAAGTAGCGCACCGGGACCGGGGCGTCTTTTTCTCTGTCCTCCGGGACATTTGAGGGACTCCTCTCGCTGCCTTTCTGCTTGGATTTCTTTTACACGAAACATCTCGTGAGGTGTGGTGTCGGGGGCCGGTCAGGGGGGgagtggggggggggaggaaaCTATCACGCGCATCTCCTCCCGAAAGCACCGGCTTTATCTCCAATGAAATATCAGCCTTCGGGACCAGCTGCGGATCGAGTTAGTGAGCGGATCGAACTCAGCGACACCACCGAGTCCAAGAGGTCTCGCCCCGGCGCCGCGGTCTCACTGCTGACCCCTCTGGACCCTCTACGGCAGGCGAAGCGGCTTCCCATCCGGCTGATCAAGATGTTGACGGCGCACACCGGACACTTGCTCCATCCGGAATATTTACAGCCTCTGACGTCCGCGCCAGTGAGCATCGAGgtatttattgactttttatgATTTACAGATGGTCGCTTTGAACTGCAAGCCTTTGTGTGGTTTCGCGGCGGCGATGAGGAAATTGATTTCGGAGAAAGGAAATTGAGAAATAGtctttgttgctgttgctgttttgtttttatccagaaTGAATACTTCTATTGTAACTGAGTTGcagtaaaagtataaaaacgaAAAAGGTTCCGTGGTTTTGAAGATAACCACAAGTTTACGTACCttgaaaaagcaaataaaactcaCTGGATTAATCGACTGTCTGCCGATTTGCAGCTGATGCAAATTCACTTTTACCCCCAAAACACTGGAGGTTAACCTTTGTCTTTACTCAGTCCAGAAAAAAGAcatgtaaatgtaacttttttttttttttaagcccaAAGCCCCTGTCCAATTGTCGCCCAGCTAATCATTCCATCAACGCCATCCACCTTTAAGCCACATTAGACCGCTCTATATCAGGGtcttattattttactttgcagCTGCGTGGTCATGTTGTTTAGATGGCTGgtcaagtttttttgtgtgtgtgtagtttcaATAAAATGCTGCTTGGGGGAGGGGGTCTGGGTCAgtgttgaaacaaaataaacatcacagCCAGGGCTTGATTGAAGATAATGTGGGGCCCCTGGGCAACAACCCGTTTCTGTGCCCCataacaaacacacataaattACTTTAGATGGATCAACTTCaaagttctgtttttccttcttttcttttttttagtgtaTCCATTTGCGTCTGTTTCAAAAGGAGTTTGTCAGAAACAGCGGCATCAAGTCTAAAAATGTccaataaagtattttcagCAGCTGTGCCAGGCGTGAAAGTGtcagaaggagaaaaaacagaaataaagaatgcATGGAGCCTGTTCCAAAAGATGATTGTTGTGACGTCGTCTTATCTACGTAAACATTCCACATATTAAAGCACTTCCTAGTGGTCTTGACTCGTACATATTTTGGGAAAGTAAACAAATTCTGAATTTGCAATAATTTCATTCATCTAAACAAGGGGGGGAGAGCGGCTCTAAAGTCTTAAGGCCCAGTTTGTTGTTGCTAAAGTCTGGACCAGAACgcagatttttttccagtcaGCAGAGAAGTCTGCAAATGTCAGATGATGTTTGAATTAAAAGCTGAAGAGCAAATGTCTAATGCAAAGAAATGTGttgttcaaagttttaaaatatcctTTGGCATCTAGGAAACTACATCTGTTGCTTCTCTATTTTTTGAACATTACTTTAAAGACCAGTTTGTCATTACGTGATAGCTACAGCCATATTTGTAAGCATAGAGAAACGCTTAAGACCTTAAAAGATGAGGTAATTTGGACCCGACAAGCTTTTCACCCTTTACACAGTCCTACACTGACTCCGTGTGCGCTTTTATGaggttctttttttgtgtgtggttttgggaactgatGGTCTGACAAGACAACACGCCTTTCCCCGTGACATCTGCCATGCTCCTCCTGAGTTGCTGGAGGGTTAAGAGATTTAAGCCacaatattttatatgaaactAAAGTTCTCCTACTCATAATAACCCAAATCTCGTGCTTCTTTTGTAGCTGGATGCTAAGAAGAGTCCACTGGCCCTGCTGGCTCAGACCTGCTCTCAAATTGGTAAACCGGACCCTCCTTCTTCCTCCAAGCTCGGCTCCTCCTGCAGCCCGGGGGACAAAGAATCCAGCAGTCGGTCGTCGTCCTCCAGCCTGAAGCTGGGGGAGCACCGCCCTTCTCTGGAGGACAAATCTAGCTTTAAACCCTACAACAAAAGCAACGTAGACTGTCGCAGGGATGGTGTTACCAGCAGCTCCAGCGGTGACAAAGTTGGATTCAGGGTACCGAGCAGCAGTAGCTCAACCACTAATGGGAATTCAACCAGCGGCCAGCAGCCCTATCCATCTCACGCTTCTTCGCCTGgctccagaggcaccagcacccccCCAGGACAGGCTCAGCAGCATCAGCATCACAAACAGAGCCAGTCTCCTGGTGGACAGCCGGCCTCGCAGTCCCAAACTCTTACCTCTGAACCCGGACGCGAGCAGAGCAGCCCCAGCAGCACTTCCACTAGTAATAACCACAGCAATCCAAAAAAAGACGCCGACGGGAGCAAGGCGAGCGCAGACAGCCCGCACCACGCGAACTCCAGCCACGTCCGGGCgagcacaaactgcagcaacagcagctcagaCGGCGGCTCCAACCAGGACGTCGGCGGTAGAGCTGAGGCCACCCAGCCTAGCCTCGGCCCTGGACACGTCACGCCCATCTCTCCTTACAAAAACAGCCAGCCACTCTTCCCCTTACCCTCTTCCAACATGGCCTATCATGGATCTGTCATGGGGGGTTACGCGGGCTACCCATCCCAGTTCCTCCCAGGGTTGGACCCGTCCAAAACAAGCCTGAGCATGGGAGGAAAACACACGAGTTCCAGCCCTCTGACGGGCGCCTCCCCGCCGTCCTTCATGCAGGGCCTTTGCAGGGACCCTTACTGTCTAAGCTACCCTGGTGTGTCTCATCTCGGCAGTAGCAACTGCAACTCCTGCATCCACGACCCTTCCTCCACCCTAAAGTCAAGCTTTCCCATGGTGTACTCCTCCCACCCGCTTCACTCCCTCCACCAAAGCTCTTTGTCGTCCAGCGTGTCCCCCTCCCTGTCTCATCCCCTTTACACGTACGGCTTTATGCTACCTAATGACCCCCACCCTCACGCCTGCAACTGGGTGTCCGCTGGAGGGCCTTGCGACAAGCGCTTTGCCACCTCAGATGAACTCCTGGCTCACCTTCGCACTCACACGGCTCTGCCTGTGGGGATGGACAGTAAGCTGCTCTCCGTTTCCTCGTCTGGACCCGCATCCTGCCACTTGCACCTCCCACACCAGAGCAGCCCGGGCTCCCTCCCCAGCTCTCTGTCGCTCAGGGCTCCCCCCAGCCTGGGCTTAGCTCGCTATCACCCCTACAGTAAGGTCCATCTCCCCTCTGGGCCTTCCTCCATCTCCCTGCACTCTCTGCCCACCACTGGCCCTTACTATCCCCACTACACTCTCTACAGTCAAAGACTTGGATCTGCATCAGCTCTTGGATACCAATAGAACACCATGTACTTATGTGTTTCTCAGAGTAGTTTGACATTTTGGGGATTAATCATGTTTGCTTTCTTGCAGAGAGCGTGGGTGAGAAGCTTAAAATGGCTCCCGTGCACTTCTTCGATGTGCAATTATTATGAGCaattagcttagcttagcacAGTACCTGGAAAAGTGGTTACACTAGCTGTCCTGGCTTCAGCTGCTCTCTGAATCTCACGTGAAATGTTGTCCGAAAGGAATAATTCAGCTGAAGCAGTAATTTGTAGTTTTCAAACAACTTTGTGAAGAAGTTCTGAACCAACTGATGGAAATGTTAGATGATGTTTCTACTTTGACTTGTAAAATTGCtcatttctgcttattttgcccaattttgttgttttcagatttaaaaaaaacaaacatatttgaacATATTCAGCAGAGCTGAGCTGTTTACATAGTCAAGCTAGCTGTTTGCCTCTTTCTGAGCTAAGCTAACTGGTTGCAGCTTTGTAGCTAGCTGGTCGGGAAAACAACACCTTGCTCTGCCAGAAAGTCAATAACTACATTccccaaaatgttttactttaagatGAATTGTGACAACTTGCTGCTTCTTCTGAATTCAGAAATAACTTGGAGACACTTTTCTCTGTACTTAAAAGCATCTCCGCTGTCGGTTTGAACTTTTATCCAGAAGATTCCTAATAACATTTCCCTTTCCAAATTCAAAGGGCAATGCAGGCCTTCTGTTTTTGCACATTGCAAGAGACTTGACTACCCTGAGGTGATCTACCGCTCTGTGCTATTCTGGAAATTGATGGTTGTGCATAAAAGCTTTCAGCAAACAGTGATgatttaggaaagaaaaaagctagTGTGTGAGGGCTGGCTGCAGCCTCTGGCTTCAGTTGCCTTCTCCCTGCAGGAGGCGCATGAAAGCCTGAAACGGCACACACATTTAACCGGCCCAATGTTTGGCTTTGATTCCTCATGCTTCTTCCCGCTGATCACGTTTATTTATCTCCTTTTACAGTAATGTGAGCGGACGTGTTGGAAAGGTGTTAAAACTGTGTCTTAACACTTTCGATTGAATGAATGTTAAAATCACATCTTGTTCTCAgctttttgattgtttttttttgtttgtttgattttttttaattgtgatttcctcaacaaaatgaataaaactgatgataaatgatatttttttgtaatattggAACACCCCATGGTGGGGCCTCGAGGGTGATGTGGTGAAATGGGAGCTcatattttggtaaataaacCACACTGAAGATGTGcattctgttgttttcatttctggttTGAATCAGTTGAACTGGCAGGCTAGACCAGCCAGGGTATTTGAATTAAATGTCTTGCAAGTTCATAAGAAGATTTTGGCATCTTCAATTATCTTAATAATCTGGATTAGTTGGAACTGGACATTAGTCCTAAAAAGGCCGAGACTAAAACGTTTTTCTACCTTCTTGTAACACCTCAGATCTCAAAAGCAGTGCAGTTCCTTGAGTAAATGCAATTTTGTAAATCTTTAATATTGTCTGGATATTTCCATTTGCAGGATCTTTATGCGAAAACCGGTCATGGTTTACACAGGAAATTAAGATTGGAGGGGGTGCACCACCAATTATCAGCCTGCATGAAACATGTACTGACAAGGAATGatctaagttgttttttttgactcaGTGGCTACCCGATTACCTACCTgcttcagattttagtggttaaGTGACTACTGGATAGTTTATTTGACTGTATGTCAGTACGTTTGACGCAGGGCAACCATTGGTGACGAACTCCCTCCAGTCTTAAGTTCCTGTCAAACTTGAAAACTAATCAAAGTCTAGTTTTGGGGGATTTGAGTAGAAGTCCGCTTCAGTCCGGGCCCTCTTGCTCTTGCTCTGGATTTATGCGAAATAAAGATGCTTAGAGGAAAAGATTGCcggtttgaatattttcattctttCGTCATTAGATCAAGGTGATTAACTCTGATTTATTACGGCTGTGAAAGCACCGAAacgcgcacgcacgcacacgcagcTTGATTTACAACCCCAGCCAGTCCACGTAATGTCAGGAAACGTACATAAAcctgttcaaaaatatttatgcctacagtttaaatgcttttaaaagaaaagcgCTCGATTTGACTCCTGGGAAGACGTAAATCTTTACGAGCCAAGCTGTCACTGAGATCCGGATGTGTTCGAGCTGCAATTTTTACCGTGAAGGATCCCAATGATGGATGGCTTttgagagcagtgactgactggTAGCAGTGAGTGCACCTTGGTGTCACCTTGAGGCGAACACATCCAGATGTAACGCTCTCAGATCGGGTGTGACAAGCAGACCCACAAGGATGTAACACGTACTGCTCACCGCAAGGTCCCGATACGGATCAGAACCACCTCCGTTAGGTGTACAAGGCAAAGTCCTGACAGACCGATGCTAAAGTTGCCACGTCTGGCCTTGTGATTGGCACTGGTGATATGACAATTTCCTCGCAACGTGACACCCTTGGTGAAGTATAGATGAGCCTCGCTGATCTATACTCACGACTCTGACAGACACGGAGGTCAAAGACAGCCCGTCTCCGCCGAAACAAGAGAGCCCGCTTCGGTTACCGCGGTCTGAGACGAGGCTGTTGGCCGTCTGGGTTCAACCCAGGGCCAACAGATCTTCTGGGCTCACGCTGAAGGTTTCATGTTGCAACCTGAAACTGGTTGCACTTAGTCTGATAAGACTTACTTATGAGCCGGCAGCTGCCAACACCGCGTTCCTTTTCTCCGTCTCTGTCAGACTTGGAAGTTTTGACACGAGttgaaatgggtttttttctgacttttgcaTTGTGTCTGTATTTCTTGTTGCAATAAAAGTAGAGCTGGACAGTGATGCCACCTTTTGGCGACTGCCGATACCTGCTCATTTTAGGTCGAATTAGAAACAACAAccccttgttgtgttttacatCATCGCTTTCAGACAGGGTTTTGGCTATTAATTAATCGGCTATAAGAAtccaaagtttttgtttgtttctgctggatGAGAGCTAGAAACAGTGGTGCAACTGACAGTTGGGGTCCTAATaagaatttttacattttattttgtaattttgacacTAGTGACTAGTAAGTTTGAATTTAGTTATTTCATAAAAAGGACAGTGCATATTAGTCAACATAAATACTTCATGTAAACAACAGATTTAGCCAAAGAGGCAAAATTTCATCTTTCTCCTAACAGGTTGGTGGAAGGGATTAAAAAGAATACAATTAAGATGTACAACATTACATAcatgaattataaaatataaaattcacatcctcaaataatttgaaagattgtgtatttatttttaataaaggaaAGTATAAGTTAATGGGTATCTGTGTAAACAAGGgtaaacacaaatgcacaccacagttttatttctagttttttacttgtgaaaaaaaaatctacctttttttattattattattattttttttttccactacaCAAGTGTGAGCGGCCACGACTAAACCAGGAACAACTCTCCTCTGAGGGCGCTTTGAGTTATTTACGGACTCTGACAGTAAGCTTTCCATTGATGTCAAACATGTGGTTTGTATTTAATAGTCAGAACATTGTGTTGTTCCGTCGTAAAAAGAAAcgtcccaataaaatacatgtacTTGTGGCTTTAAAGCTGTAATGTGTaacttctattaaaaaaaaaagatgacatatttgctgaaactgtcactgtgtcGTGACAGTTttgtatgagacagataatctatgaCAAAAACCGAGCTAGTGCTAGGttaattggttgtttctagtgctaactagaaacaaccaatcagaggcaggaggtgggtcttagcactgtcaatcatgctcgTGTATGTGCCATATACTTCTCCACCTCCTATGGGGAGAGTCTGtcgtgaatgctaaggctagatACTATTCTGGTGTTAAAACGGTAACACCAAGGCTTTAGCCGTTTTGGAGTTACCGTTTACATTGGAGCCGTAACACATTGATTAACgttgaaacacggtggtggcagaatcagGCTGTGgcaatgcttttcttcagcaggaacaagCCAAGTACTCAGAGTTGATTCCCAAAATGTTCTGCTCAGAGGCAAAACCAGCTGTGTAATAAGGGAGGAGATGGAGGTTCCAAGCCCAGTGGTATTATCTGCCTGTTTGGTCTGAGTGAGTTCTCAGTACAGCCTGACAGCCCAGATGATTAATGATGACAGGCCTGGAAGCTGCTCCTTCATTTCACGACTAGCCCTTAACCTCTCAATTAGCTCGAACCCgtgcaaatggaaaaaaaaagtaaatcccgAGAGTAATGGTACAATATATTTCCCCCATCTCCCCACTTTCGCTCTTTAGAGATGATGAAAAATCATTATGCGTGCTCCGATATTACAAACATCTGCCCCGATATTTTCTGACACATGCCTCTGAGTTATACGGCCTGCGAAATCCGCTTCCCAGAAACGTACTCCTCCGCTTTCGTTTTGTCCTCTCCCCAACTTTATCACTTCATCCATCATCCCCGCTATGAGTGCTTTTTCAAGTGGTCCAAAAATAAAGCGGACGCAGATGTCAAGCCACGCTACGCCGATGTTTCTAAACCGCCAGAAACCTTTCACTTACATCCGCCCACATAGAAAAGTTGAAAACGCGTCCCCACAAAGCCGCCGTTGAACTCGGCTCATCCTGCTATTGTTCATGTGATAAAACCAGCCCACGGGTAAATCAACAAAGGTTTTGACCAGGTATCTTTATTCCATtcccttcaaaaaataaaatacaaccaaTCTACCTCTGcattaaaagaaagtaaaaaaaaaaaaaagggatttcaGCGGCATACACAAAGGCAAATGTAATTATGGTTTCTCTTCTAATGCACAGCTGGTTTTAATCTGGTTGCGCTCTGAAGCTGCAGTTGTCAGCTCTCATGCATCACAGAGCCGGAGCTTAACGGAGAATCGTGCTTTGGCAGTGACCAGCGGAGGCCTGGAGGCCAGCAGCGGCTGCCGGTGGGTTAGCCACATTTAGAGGGGAGGTGAGGGGGGGTGGTTGGGGTGGTGACACCATCCTCTGTTTTCCGCATCTGGAGCCCCACGAGACCACATCCTGTCATCCCTTATGGGGTTTCTTTCCCTCCTCTAGCGCTATAGGTGTTCTCCCATTGGCTGGAGCAGACGCCACGTCGCAAACTTGGGAGGTCAAGAGAGAAAAACTCTCCgaaacacacgcacgcacgtGGACGGGTTGAGGGAGTAATAAAAGTGGggaaggagggatggaggggGAGCGGCCCCACGGTGGCCAGGGAAAGGAAAGCTCGTATGGAAATGAGCAGGCATGATTACTCAAATACAGTCATTAAGgaggaaatgttgtttttcaagCTGTCAGGATGATTAATGAGGGAGAGCAAATGCGCTCAAACACTGTTGTTTAGTCTAACCAGCAGACCTGATCTCTGACGGTAACTTGCAACAGACAGGATGTGTGGGCGCATTTAGAGGCGCACTAAAGCTGCACAAGTCCAAAGATCCAGTACAATGGATAAAAGATGCTCTCGAAGGTGATGTAGATTAATGAGTTAATGTTGATTGAGCTCATTGATCGACTAACCTTTGATTGATAAGCGTCCATTTTCTTAGAACCCCGAGTTTTCTCTTGTATGAAGAGGTTTgaccatgtatccataacataAAGGCTACAATTTACATAATatgctggatttaaaaaaacaaaacaaaaaacaaacaaacaacaacttaaGGAACTTGTTGAGTGTTTACATGTCAGAACAGAACCGCACAAAGTGCATTTTGCATATTAATGAGTTAATGTTGATTGAGCTCATTGATCGACTAACCTTTGATTGATAAGCGTCCATTTTCTTAGAACCCCGAGTTTTCTCTTGTATGAAGAGGTTTgaccatgtatccataacataAAGGCTACAATTTACATAATatgctggatttaaaaaaaaaaagtgtttacatGTCAGAACAGAACCGCACAAAGTGCATTTTGCATCCCACTCCGGACTCTGTTTGGactatttctctttctctgccaTCTTTATTCCTGTATATCAACTGCCTAAGGATTATcagcagcgccctctgctggatggagaaCAAGAACcgacacaaaaagaaacaaacctgaggttttctgaactgaaaactgactatatatatatatatgtatgtatgtatataaatCAGCCAGCTTTATGACAGATTGGATGCTCTGCAAAACTTGGATTAGGCCATAACACACAATTTAAAGTGGCTcctgttttcttaattttgggtcGTAGTTGCTAGATTTGCCAATGAATGTGGCACTAGaggttttgtgaaaaacaagctgaactaaagaaaaaaattttattgaaaattgagaaatttaatggaaattgtATTTCCCGTGGAATAAATAAacgtaatttatttttccattttgtcagtGCGAGATCATTACTTAAAGGCTTTATTTGTATCTTTACCAAGGATGCAAAAAGTTGCTGCGTAGTTGACCTGGGGAAGCAAGAACCCGACACAAAGAAACAACCTGAGGTTTTCTGAACTGAAAactgactatatatatatatatatgtatgtatgtatataaaaTCAGCCAGCTTTATGACAGATTGGATGCTCTGCAAAGAAAACTTGGACTAGGCCCCGCCAACACACAATTTAAAGCTAATACATCCATCCAAATGTGCTTACTGgtgaaaaatgcttttcaaatatgtcaAATCCTGATGAAAAACAATCTCGAGACATCTTCCTCTGGTTTTGCTCATCTGCAACGCATCCGTTCAAAGTGCATGTTATGCTGCAGTAGATCACCTGGCCTGTGGTTTAAGTGTCTGTgaattctaaaaagaaaaaggaccaaaaaaaataaattggccctctctgtgtgtttttcagccTGCCTAGTGCCAAAGGCCTCAGAATCTCCAGATGTTCCCTAAATCATGCTGGAAGGCAGATAAGAAATCTGCTTTCAACAGATGTCTTGTGCCTGGACTCGATGATTTATTAGCTATGAATGATGAGACAGTGCTCCAGTGTCTTGCAGGCCGACTGGCTTTTATCATTATGCAGGCAGCTGTGAATCTGGGTGACATCACGTCAGCGGACGGGCGCGAGAATGAGACGGCAACTccgctttt
The sequence above is a segment of the Gambusia affinis linkage group LG17, SWU_Gaff_1.0, whole genome shotgun sequence genome. Coding sequences within it:
- the LOC122847086 gene encoding zinc finger protein 703-like isoform X1, whose translation is MKYQPSGPAADRVSERIELSDTTESKRSRPGAAVSLLTPLDPLRQAKRLPIRLIKMLTAHTGHLLHPEYLQPLTSAPVSIELDAKKSPLALLAQTCSQIGKPDPPSSSKLGSSCSPGDKESSSRSSSSSLKLGEHRPSLEDKSSFKPYNKSNVDCRRDGVTSSSSGDKVGFRVPSSSSSTTNGNSTSGQQPYPSHASSPGSRGTSTPPGQAQQHQHHKQSQSPGGQPASQSQTLTSEPGREQSSPSSTSTSNNHSNPKKDADGSKASADSPHHANSSHVRASTNCSNSSSDGGSNQDVGGRAEATQPSLGPGHVTPISPYKNSQPLFPLPSSNMAYHGSVMGGYAGYPSQFLPGLDPSKTSLSMGGKHTSSSPLTGASPPSFMQGLCRDPYCLSYPGVSHLGSSNCNSCIHDPSSTLKSSFPMVYSSHPLHSLHQSSLSSSVSPSLSHPLYTYGFMLPNDPHPHACNWVSAGGPCDKRFATSDELLAHLRTHTALPVGMDSKLLSVSSSGPASCHLHLPHQSSPGSLPSSLSLRAPPSLGLARYHPYSKVHLPSGPSSISLHSLPTTGPYYPHYTLYSQRLGSASALGYQ
- the LOC122847086 gene encoding zinc finger protein 703-like isoform X2; its protein translation is MLDAKKSPLALLAQTCSQIGKPDPPSSSKLGSSCSPGDKESSSRSSSSSLKLGEHRPSLEDKSSFKPYNKSNVDCRRDGVTSSSSGDKVGFRVPSSSSSTTNGNSTSGQQPYPSHASSPGSRGTSTPPGQAQQHQHHKQSQSPGGQPASQSQTLTSEPGREQSSPSSTSTSNNHSNPKKDADGSKASADSPHHANSSHVRASTNCSNSSSDGGSNQDVGGRAEATQPSLGPGHVTPISPYKNSQPLFPLPSSNMAYHGSVMGGYAGYPSQFLPGLDPSKTSLSMGGKHTSSSPLTGASPPSFMQGLCRDPYCLSYPGVSHLGSSNCNSCIHDPSSTLKSSFPMVYSSHPLHSLHQSSLSSSVSPSLSHPLYTYGFMLPNDPHPHACNWVSAGGPCDKRFATSDELLAHLRTHTALPVGMDSKLLSVSSSGPASCHLHLPHQSSPGSLPSSLSLRAPPSLGLARYHPYSKVHLPSGPSSISLHSLPTTGPYYPHYTLYSQRLGSASALGYQ